AGACGGAGGGGAGGACGGACTGGAGACAGCCCAGGAGGGTGGATACGGGAAGGGACTGGAGTTTAACCAGAGCCTCTGGGAACTCCACCAGGCTCTGAAAGAAAGAGAAAATGGTTTACTTTATTAAAGCAATGTTACATATGTGCGTTCAGTTTGATTCAGCGTTTGCTACGTTGCTTGACGTTTGCACTGAACGACACGTTTACCCAAAACGGTGCACATCGTTCTTCAGCAGCCTTTACGGTGTGGCCAGATCAATATGGGTGTGACCACTTGAAATCGTAAAACTTGTGCAGAAAACACCATACAAAATCTCCCTCTGGGCCACCATAATCACACTGTTCTGGTTGTTAAATACAGTGCCATCTCCATTGAATTAAACGTTGGAAACCGTTTCCTCGTAGTGAACGCACCCATGATATCAATAGCAGCGAaggctttaatatttaatcacaATTATTCTATGTTTTTTTACGAAAAGAAAACACACCCCATAATACACCTGAACATCATCAGTCCTCTGATTTCCATGCCCAGGAATAAAGATATTCTCTGGGCCTGTGGAACTGGTGTTGTTACGCTGCTCTGGAGGGGGCTGTGACTTGGTGCTCTTGGCTCCACAAGTGACACAATGTTTGTCCTCCACAATCTCGATCTGGTCCTTTGATGGCCACAGCGCCTTCTTGGTTATACTCTGTTCCTCTGACTTAGATAGAGCTTCCTCTCCACCCTCATTCTCTGATGTACACTCCACTTCTCTGATGGGACTTGGATCTTCTGACTTAGATAGAGCTTCCTCTCCACCCTCATTCTCTGATGTACACTCCAGTTCTCTGATGGGACTTGGATCTTCTGACTTAGCTAGAGCTTCCTCTCTGCCCTCCTGCTCCAATGAACACTCCAATactctgacaggactctgttCCTCAGACTTAGCTAGAGCTTCCTCTCTGCCCTCATGCTCTGATGTCCACTGCAGTTCTCTGATGGGACTCTGTTCCTCCAACTTACGAAGAGCTTCCTCTCTGCCCTCCTGCTCCGATGTACACTCCACGTCTCTGATGGGACTTGGTTCTTCTGACTTAGCTAGAGCTTCATCTCCACCCTCGTGCTCTGATATACACTGCAGTTCTCTGATGGGACGTGGTTCTTCCGACAGAGCTTGAGCTTCTTCTTTGCCCTCGTGCTCTGATGCACACTCCAGTTCTCTTACAGGACTCTGTTCCTCCGACTGAGCTAGAGCTTCATCTCTGCCCTCCTGCGCCGATGTAGACTCCACTTCTCTGATGGGGCTCTGTTCCTCCAATTTAGGTAGAGGTTCCTCTCTGCCCTCCAGCTCCGATGTAGACTCCACTTCTCTGATGAGGCTCCATTCCTCCGACATAGCTAGAGCTTCCTTTCCGCCCTCCTGCTCCAATGTACACTCCATTTCTCTGATGGGACTTGGTTCTTCCGACTTAGCTAGAGCTTCATCTCCAACCCCGTGCTCTGATGTACACTGCAGTTCTCTGATGGGACTCTGTTCCTCCGACTGAGCTAGAGCTTCCTCTCTGCCCTCCTGCGCCGATGTAGACTCCACTTCTCTGATGGGGCTCTGTTCCTCCAATTTAGGTAGAGGTTCCTCTCTGCCCTCCAGCTCCGATGTAGACTCCACTTCTCTGATGGGACTTGGTTCTTCTGACTGAGCTAGAGCTTCATCTCCACCCCCATGCTCTGATGTACACTGCAGTTCTCTGATGGGACTCTGTTCCTCCGACTGAGCTAGAGCTTCCTCTCTGCCCTCCTGCGCCGATGTAGACTCCACTTCTCTGATGAGGCTCTGTTCCTCCAATTTAGGTAGAGGTTCCTCTCTGCCCTCCAGCTCCGATGTAGACTCCACTTCTCTAATGGGGCTCCATTCCTCCGACATAGCTAGAGCTTCCTCTCTGCCCTCCTGCTCCGATGTAGACTCCACTTCTCTGATGGTCCTCTGTTCCTCAGACTTAGCTAGAGATTTTTCTCTGCCCTGGTGCTCTGATGTACACTGCAGTTCTCTGACAGGACTCTGTTCCTCAGACTTAGCTAGAGCTTCATCTCCACCCTTGTTCTCTGCTGAACACTCCACTTCTCTGACaggattctgttcctccaacttAGGTAGAGCTTCCTCTCTGCCCTCATGCTCTGATGTAGACTGCAGTTCTCTGACAGGACTCTCTTCCTCAGACTTAGCTAGAACTTCATCTCCACCCTCATGCTCGGATGTGCACTCCACATCTCTGATGGGACACTGTTCCTCCGACAGAGCTTGAGCTTCTTCTTTGCCCTCGTGCTCTGATGTACACTCCAGTTCTCTGACAGGACTCTGTTCCTCCAACTTAGGTAGAGCTTCCTCTCTGCCCTCATGCTCTGATGTAGACTGCAGTTCTCTGACAGGACTCTCTTCCTCAGACTTAGCTAGAACTTCATCTCCACCCTCATGCTCGGATGTGCACTCCACATCTCTGATGGGACACTGTTCCTCCGACAGAGCTTGAGCTTCTTCTTTGCCCTCCTGCTCCGATGTACACTCCACGTCTCTGATGAGACTTGGTTCTTCTGACTTAGCTAGAGCTTCATCTCCACCCCCGTGCTCTGATGTACACTGCAGTTCTCTGATGGGGCTCCATTCCTCCGACATAGCTAGAGCTTCCTCTCTGCCCCCCTGCTCCGATGTAGACTCCACTTCTCTGATGGTCCTCTGTTCCTCAGACTTAGCTAGAGATTTTTCTCTGCCCTGGTGCTCTGATGTACACTGCAGTTCTCTGACAGGACTCTGTTCCTCCGACTGAGCTAGAGCTTCCTCTATGACCTCCTGCTCCAATGTACAAGCCAGTTCTCTGCTGGGACTTGGTTCTTCTGACTTAGCTAGAGCTTCGTCTCCACCCACATGCTCTGATGTACACTGCAGTTCTCTGATGGGACGTGGTTCTTCCGACAGAGCTTGAGCTTCTTCTTTGCCCTCGTGCTCTGATGCACACTCCAGTTCTCTGACAGTCCTCTGTTCCTCAGACTTAGCTAGAGATTTTTCTCTGCCCTGGTGCTCTGATGTACACTGCAGTTCTCTGACAGGACTCTGTTCCTCAGACTTAGCTAGAGCTTCATCTCCACCCTTGTTCTCTGCTGAACACTCCACTTCTCTGACaggattctgttcctccaacttAGGTAGAGCTTCCTCTCTACCCTCATGCGCTGATGTCCACTGCAGTTCTCTGATGGGACTCTGTTCCTCCGACTTAGCTAGAGCTTCCTCTATGACCTCCTGCTCCAATGTACAAGCCAGTTCTCTGCTGGGACTTGGTTCTTCTGACTTAGCTAGAGCTTCCTCTCCACCATCGTGCTCTGATGTACACTGCAGTTCTCTGACAGGACTCTGTTCCTCCAACTTACGAAGAGCTTCCTCTCTGCCCTCCTGCTCCGATGTACACTCCACGTCTCTGATGAGACTTGGTTCTTCTGACTTAGCTAGAGCTTCATCTCCACCCCCGTGCTCTGATGTACACTGCAGTTCTCTGATGGGGCTCCATTCCTCCGACATAGCTAGAGCTTCCTCTCTGCCCCCCTGCTCCGATGTAGACTCCACTTCTCTGATGGTCCTCTGTTCCTCCGACAGAGCTTGAGCTTCTTCTTTGCCCTCGTGCTCTGATGTACACTCCAGTTCTCTGACAGGACTCTGTTCCTCCAACTTAGCTAGAGCTTCCTCTCTGCCCTCCTGTTCCAATGAACACTCCACTTCTCTGACAGGACTCTGTTCCTCAGACTTAGCTAGAGCTTCCTCTCTGCCGTCATGCTCTGACGTACATTGGAGTTCTCTGACAGGACTCTGTTCCTCCAACTTAGCTAGAGCTTCCTCTCTGCCCTCCTGCTCCAATGTACAAGCCAGTTCTCTGCTGGGACTTGGTTCTTCTGACTTAGCTAGAGCTTCGTCTCCACCCACGTGCTCTGATGTACACTGCAGTTCTCTGATGGGACGTGGTTCTTCTGACTTAGCTAGAACTTCATCTCCACCCTCGTGCTCGGATGTACACTCCACTTCTCTGTTGGGACTCTGTTCCTCCGACAGAGCTTGAGCTTCTTCTTTGCCCTCGTGCTCTGATGCACACTCCAGTTCTCTGACAGGACTCTGTTCCTCCGACAGAGCTTGAGCTTCTTCTTTGCCCTCGTGCTCTGATGCACACTCCAGTTCTCTGACAGGACTCTGTTCCTCCGACAGAGCTTGAACTTCTTCTTTGCCCTCGTGCTCTGATGTACACTGCAGTTCTCTGACAGGACTCTGTTCCTCCGACTGAGCTAGAGCTTCCTCTCTGGCCTCCAGCTCCGATGTACACTTCAGTTCTCTGACaggattctgttcctccaacttAGGTAGAGCTTCCTCTCTACCCTCATGCGCTGATGTCCACTGCAGTTCTCTGATGGGACTCTGTTCCTCCGACTTAGCTAGAGCTTCCTCTATGACCTCCTGCTCCAATGTACAAGCCAGTTCTCTGCTGGGACTTGGTTCTTCTGACTTAGCTAGAGCTTCCTCTCCACCATCGTGCTCTGATGTACACTGCAGTTCTCTGACAGGACTCTGTTCCTCCAACTTACGAAGAGCTTCCTCTCTGCCCTCCTGCTCCGATGTACACTCCACGTCTCTGATGAGACTTGGTTCTTCTGACTTAGCTAGAGCTTCATCTCCACCCCCGTGCTCTGATGTACACTGCAGTTCTCTGATGGGGCTCCATTCCTCCGACATAGCTAGAGCTTCCTCTCTGCCCCCCTGCTCCGATGTAGACTCCACTTCTCTGATGGTCCTCTGTTCCTCAGACTTAGCTAGAGATTTTTCTCTGCCCTCGTGCTCTGATGTACACTGCAGTTCTCTGACAGGACTCTGTTCCTCCGACTGAGCTAGAGCTTCCTCTATGACCTCCTGCTCCAATGTACAAGCCAGTTCTCTGCTGGGACTTGGTTCTTCTGACTTAGCTAGAGCTTCGTCTCCACCCACATGCTCTGATGTACACTGCAGTTCTCTGTTgggattctgttcctccaacttAGGTAGAGCTTCCTCTCTGCCCTCCTGCTCCGATGTACACTCCACGTCTCTGATGGGACTTGGTTCTTCTGACTTAGCTAGAGCTTCATCTCCACCCTCGTGCTCTGATATACACTGCAGTTCTCTGATGGGACGTGGTTCTTCCGACAGAGCTTGAGCTTCTTCTTTGCCCTCGTGCTCTGATGCACACTCCAGTTCTCTGACAGTCCTCTGTTCCTCAGACTTAGCTAGAGATTTTTCTCTGCCCTGGTGCTCTGATGTACACTGCAGTTCTCTGACAGGACTCTGTTCCTCCGACTTAGCTAGAGCTTCCTCTATGACCTCCTGCTCCAATGTACAAGCCAGTTCTCTGCTGGGACTTGGTTCTTCTGACTTAGCTAGAGCTTCCTCTCCACCATCGTGCTCTGATGTACACTGCAGTTCTCTGACAGGACTCTGTTCCTCCAACTTACGAAGAGCTTCCTCTCTGCCCTCCTGCTCCGATGTACACTCCACGTCTCTGATGAGACTTGGTTCTTCTGACTTAGCTAGAGCTTCATCTCCACCCCCGTGCTCTGATGTACACTGCAGTTCTCTGATGGGGCTCCATTCCTCCGACATAGCTAGAGCTTCCTCTCTGCCCCCCTGCTCCGATGTAGACTCCACTTCTCTGATGGTCCTCTGTTCCTCAGACTTAGCTAGAGATTTTTCTCTGCCCTGGTGCTCTGATGTACACTGCAGTTCTCTGACAGGACTCTGTTCCTCCGACTGAGCTAGAGCTTCCTCTATGACCTCCTGCTCCAATGTACAAGCCAGTTCTCTGCTGGGACTTGGTTCTTCTGACTTAGCTAGAGCTTCGTCTCCACCCACATGCTCTGATGTACACTGCAGTTCTCTGTTgggattctgttcctccaacttAGGTAGAGCTTCCTCTCTGCCCTCCTGCTCCGATGTACACTCCACGTCTCTGATGGGACTTGGTTCTTCTGACTTAGCTAGAGCTTCATCTCCACCCTCGTGCTCTGATATACACTGCAGTTCTCTGATGGGACGTGGTTCTTCCGACAGAGCTTGAGCTTCTTCTTTGCCCTCGTGCTCTGATGCACACTCCAGTTCTCTGACAGGACTCTGTTCCTCCGACAGAGCTTGAACTTCTTCTTTGCCCTCGTGCTCTGATGTACACTGCAGTTCTCTGACAGGACTCTGTTCCTCCGACTGAGCTAGAGCTTCCTCTCTACCCTCATGCTCTGATGTCCACTGCAGTTCTCTGATGGGACTCTGTTCCTCCGACTTAGCTAGAGCTTCCTCTATGACCTCCTGCTCCAATGTACAAGCCAGTTCTCTGCTGGGACTTGGTTCTTCTGACTTAGCTAGAGCTTCCTCTCCACCCTCGTGCTCTGATGTACACTGCAGTTCTCTGACAGGACTCTGTTCCTCCAACTTACGAAGAGCTTCCTCTCTGCCCTCCTGCTCCGATGTACACTCCACGTCTCTGATGGGACTTGGTTCTTCTGACTTAGCTAGAGCTTCATCTCCACCCCCGTGCTCTGATGTACACTGCAGTTCTCTGATGGGACTCTGTTCCTCCGACTTAGCTAGAGCTTCCTCTCTGCCCTCCTGCGCCAATGTAGACTCCACTTCTCTAATGGGGCTCCATTCCTCCGACATAGCTAGAGCTTCCTCTCTGCCCTCCTGCTCCGATGTAGACTCCACTTCTCTGATGGTCCTCTGTTCCTCAGACTTAGCTAGAGATTTTTCTCTGCCTTGGTGCTCTGATGTACACTGCAGTTCTCTGACAGGACTCTGTTCCTCCGACTTAGCTAGAGCCTCCTCTTTGCCCTCCTGCTCTGATGTACAAGCCAGTTCACTGATGGGGCTGTGGTCCTCTGTTCTCCAATCCACTTCTTTACCTGTGCTCTGTTTATTTGCAAATTCTATGGTGTTGTGGGCTGGGTACAGGCTCGGTACTGTGCTGAGGACAGTGTTGTGGACTAGGGGCAGTTTTATTTCTGGTGTTTTGTTGAGGTCAATATCTTTCTGCTGGAGTCCAGTTGACTCCACTGGCTGTAGAACCTGAGTGAGCTTATTGTGAATGATCCCGAAGTCTTGAGTTAGCTCTGTGCTGATGTGATGCACAAACGGCAGCTCACTGACCATAGAGAACACCTGACTGTCTCGGACCAGGGAGTACATGTGACTCTCTCTGACCAATGAGAAGACCTGGCTATCTTTGACCACCGACAGCACCCGACTTTCCCTCACAACCTGACTGGACCAGTTGGAGCTggctcctcccccagctccaggCTGCAGACTCCCAGCCCCTCCCCCAGCTGCGGACTGCAGAACTCCTGTACCTTCCCAGACCTGCTGCAGGATCCTGGGGGTGGAGCTGCGAAGGAGACGGCCTGTGTCCGGAAACATCCAGGAGAGCCCCCTGCTGACCAGAGAACCCATCCCAGAGACCTCTTCCCCCAGATAGTCTAGCTCCTGCTCCCCTTCAATCCCAGAGATCTGGCATACCCTTCTAACCAGAGCACTTAGTCCAGAGACAGAGAACTGGTTCTCCTCCTCTGGCTCCTCCTtccgctcctcctcctccctaaacACCCTGCTAACCAGAGCGCCCAGCCTGAAGCTCTGCTCCACATCTTCCCTCCTAGCCCCAGCATCCCCCTCCTTGTCATTCTCCCTGTGGCCCTCCACCGTCATCCTGGATCGATCCATCATGACACGACTGAACTGGCCCTCCAAAGCCTCTAGCGGTAGGCCGCGTACCGCCTGGCTGCGTCTGTGTCTGTCCTGCCGAGTGGCAGTGTGTGTTGCCTGGCTGCAATTGTGTGTGTCAATCTGAGActgagaggcagtgtgtgttgtctggctgTGATTGTCGAGCTGAGAcacagacggtgtgtgtgtgtcaaaccgAGAGGGAGAGGTCTGTGTGTATGTTGAGCTGCTGCTGGCCTGTGGGAGGTGGGCACGGTCCGTTCGTTCCTCCGTCCACCCATCTATtcctcctccgtctcctctctgcAGATAGGATACAGCAGTGCTTAATGAGGTCCCTGCAGGGCCACCGTAGTGGGCTCCGGCCCTGGACAGGTCTCCTCTGCAGCAGTCAGTTGCCAGGACCCCTCCCAGGACCCTGCAGCCATCAGGTAGGCCTGACAGGACACCTGGGCTCTTGTTAGCAGGCCCCGGTAGCCCCTTCGGCCCAACGGTACATACATCAGCCTGCTGGACCAGGAGGACAGGTGTCTGCTGGAGGGCCCGGTTCCTTTCCTCGTCCCCAGGTTCAGACCAGGCCTCCTCACCCCAATAGagtcctccctcttccctcactCTACGCAGAGGTAGAGCTCCCTCCAGCCACCTATCAGACACTCCAACCCCAGACGCTGATTGATGACACAAGTCCCACTCTTCCACCACCTCTCCTTCCAATCCCTGCTGCAGGCTGTCCCATTCCAAGGCAGTGGGAGTGAGAGTGGGGCTGGAAGTGAGAGTAGGAATCCCTGTCCGGTGGACTGGGGAAGCACTGGCCCTCCTCTGGCTCTCTACATTAGTACTACTGCAGGGACGTTCATGGCCCTCAGCCGCACCGAAGCTCCACCCGTTTACCCCAGCCTGCAGAGAGGAGACGGCCTGCAGATGCTGAAGGGCTCCGGCTCCAATCTGAAGAGGTACAGCATAACATGCTGAAGGATGACGAGAGACAGGAGCCTCCATAGGCATGGCCTTTGTCtgggtgagagagaaaaacatGATAAATTACTTCTGCTTCATGTTTCACATTTTTGAAACAAGTCATTCCTCATAATCAGGTAGCCTGTTTGTTTTTAACAGAAATTGTTCATTCGAAAGTAAAAGGACTGATAAGAAAGCCACAGTTAACCCACAttgccaatgaaaaaaaaaaGAACCTTTTCAAGTATTTATTAAAGCATGTCTGTTTTCTTCTGTAGAAAAAACATGAATCAAAGCATTAACAAGCCAATGGAGTGAGgatcagagagaggggggagcgggagagagagagacggggagagatgtAAATACACTAACGTCTTGCTTTGTGTACAATGTGCTTTCACAAAACGCTAGTCGTTTTCTCTGAGGTGGGCTCTGAAAACCCTGCAGGAAGGTAATGGGTTTGAAATATGTGCATATTAAACAAAGAAAACAAGCCAAGGGAACAGGCATTTCATGCTCCATAAAAGTCTGTATTaggctgtgtgtgcgtgcgtgaatgCATTAGGCCGAGGCAGGGGACAGGAGTAGCCATTACATTATTATCTAACAATTTGCAAAGAAGATGTGAAACCCGACCTGACTAGAGCTGAGATGGCGACGTTCAGAGCACTCACATAcacatggaataatgtattgGGCATGCTGTGGAGATAGATACGCAGCCTACACCATAGTCTGACAGACAACATGTGAAGTGGGTTTATCTTAAACACTTACTCTCCATTTTACCTTTTTGTTAGAAACATTTTGCAAATTTGCCCCATTGTTAGTTGGTAAAAGGTTTGCCCATCCACTAGCACAGTATCCATCAATGAATGTACGTGTTTATGTCACTGTGTGTGTACGTACCATAACCGTACAGCTCTGTAGTTGAGGAGAGAGCACAGAGCTCCTCTGTTGTCTagagtctcccttctctcctgctTCAGCGAACACATCCATCCTGTTGCTGGAGAAGGAGGTAGCCATATAATTAAGAATTAGAACACTAGAAATCATCCATATTGGTaaagtaatttaataggatctcgaTAAGGCAGCGGTTAAGCCAGAGGACatggatctctctctccctctctagatcGATAGACTCTGGGTACTAACTCCTAAACTTGGGATAGGGTTAATTATCAGGTATCCTATTGAAATATTGAGTGCCTAGGtttagagggtctacaccagaagttatctgtaggaggaaggtataatAGTGTGTGCAATTAAGCTTGGAATGTGCTGAGTGCAGGGAAAGTGATCACATGGCAGTcattgataaggggagagagccgtggattagtgatgaagggggtcgaggtcaggtcacGTTAAGGGAGAAAGAAAAGTTTACGGGCACATTACTTAGTTTCCTGCCTAGCAGTAGGAGAAATTGACTCAACTCAGCgtaggagaaagggttaaatatcagtgcttgtgtgaacAATGTCTTTGTCTAATGCTGCTGTATTGATCCTCTGggaagaataaacttggtttaagcATTCAGTGTCCGTCAAGTTTTTACTCAGAAATGAGAACCTAACAATATATAAAAGACGAGGGGTGGAGGTTCAAAGCAATTGGGGGTTTATCCCACTGGCAGTAACTTTCTTTTCCAAAAGAGATTTAAATTATTTTCATGCTGTGACACAAGAGACTCGTGCAcatgtgcagacacacacacacacacactaatagcgTAATACATTTAGCCCTCGCTAAGTCTGCTGTCAGATAACTTCTTGAGCTGTATATTTGGTTTCGCTCGGTGTTCTCCTCCCCCCCACACTCCCAGATAGAGGTTGCATCACAAATAGCACCCTGgttcctgtatagtgcactactaagacagaggtgtgtgtgtgtgtatgtatgtagtggggagaacaagtatttgatacactgctgattttgcagcttttcctacttacaaagcatgtagaggtctgtaatttttatcataggtacacttcaactgtgagagacggaatctaaaacaaaaatccagaaaatcacattgtatgatttttaagtaattaatttgcattttattacctaccaaccagtaagaattccggctgtgtgtgtgtgtgtatgtgtatgtgtatgtgtgtatctgtgtatgttTTTCACAATTGTTGaaatttaatcatagtaaaattccctgtcttaggatcaccactttattttaagaatgtgaaatgtcagaataatagtagagagaatggcacattatcagcttttatttctttcattacattcgcagtgggtcagaagtttacatactaattaagtgtatc
The Oncorhynchus nerka isolate Pitt River linkage group LG28, Oner_Uvic_2.0, whole genome shotgun sequence genome window above contains:
- the LOC115113832 gene encoding uncharacterized protein LOC115113832 produces the protein MNVPAVVLIPTLTPTALEWDSLQQGLEGEVVEEWDLCHQSASGVGVSDRWLEGALPLRRVREEGGLYWGEEAWSEPGDEERNRALQQTPVLLVQQADVCTVGPKGLPGPANKSPGVLSGLPDGCRVLGGVLATDCCRGDLSRAGAHYGGPAGTSLSTAVSYLQRGDGGGIDGWTEERTDRAHLPQASSSSTYTQTSPSRFDTHTPSVSQLDNHSQTTHTASQSQIDTHNCSQATHTATRQDRHRRSQAVRGLPLEALEGQFSRVMMDRSRMTVEGHRENDKEGDAGARREDVEQSFRLGALVSRVFREEEERKEEPEEENQFSVSGLSALVRRVCQISGIEGEQELDYLGEEVSGMGSLVSRGLSWMFPDTGRLLRSSTPRILQQVWEGTGVLQSAAGGGAGSLQPGAGGGASSNWSSQVVRESRVLSVVKDSQVFSLVRESHMYSLVRDSQVFSMVSELPFVHHISTELTQDFGIIHNKLTQVLQPVESTGLQQKDIDLNKTPEIKLPLVHNTVLSTVPSLYPAHNTIEFANKQSTGKEVDWRTEDHSPISELACTSEQEGKEEALAKSEEQSPVRELQCTSEHQGREKSLAKSEEQRTIREVESTSEQEGREEALAMSEEWSPIREVESTLAQEGREEALAKSEEQSPIRELQCTSEHGGGDEALAKSEEPSPIRDVECTSEQEGREEALRKLEEQSPVRELQCTSEHEGGEEALAKSEEPSPSRELACTLEQEVIEEALAKSEEQSPIRELQWTSEHEGREEALAQSEEQSPVRELQCTSEHEGKEEVQALSEEQSPVRELECASEHEGKEEAQALSEEPRPIRELQCISEHEGGDEALAKSEEPSPIRDVECTSEQEGREEALPKLEEQNPNRELQCTSEHVGGDEALAKSEEPSPSRELACTLEQEVIEEALAQSEEQSPVRELQCTSEHQGREKSLAKSEEQRTIREVESTSEQGGREEALAMSEEWSPIRELQCTSEHGGGDEALAKSEEPSLIRDVECTSEQEGREEALRKLEEQSPVRELQCTSEHDGGEEALAKSEEPSPSRELACTLEQEVIEEALAKSEEQSPVRELQCTSEHQGREKSLAKSEEQRTVRELECASEHEGKEEAQALSEEPRPIRELQCISEHEGGDEALAKSEEPSPIRDVECTSEQEGREEALPKLEEQNPNRELQCTSEHVGGDEALAKSEEPSPSRELACTLEQEVIEEALAQSEEQSPVRELQCTSEHEGREKSLAKSEEQRTIREVESTSEQGGREEALAMSEEWSPIRELQCTSEHGGGDEALAKSEEPSLIRDVECTSEQEGREEALRKLEEQSPVRELQCTSEHDGGEEALAKSEEPSPSRELACTLEQEVIEEALAKSEEQSPIRELQWTSAHEGREEALPKLEEQNPVRELKCTSELEAREEALAQSEEQSPVRELQCTSEHEGKEEVQALSEEQSPVRELECASEHEGKEEAQALSEEQSPVRELECASEHEGKEEAQALSEEQSPNREVECTSEHEGGDEVLAKSEEPRPIRELQCTSEHVGGDEALAKSEEPSPSRELACTLEQEGREEALAKLEEQSPVRELQCTSEHDGREEALAKSEEQSPVREVECSLEQEGREEALAKLEEQSPVRELECTSEHEGKEEAQALSEEQRTIREVESTSEQGGREEALAMSEEWSPIRELQCTSEHGGGDEALAKSEEPSLIRDVECTSEQEGREEALRKLEEQSPVRELQCTSEHDGGEEALAKSEEPSPSRELACTLEQEVIEEALAKSEEQSPIRELQWTSAHEGREEALPKLEEQNPVREVECSAENKGGDEALAKSEEQSPVRELQCTSEHQGREKSLAKSEEQRTVRELECASEHEGKEEAQALSEEPRPIRELQCTSEHVGGDEALAKSEEPSPSRELACTLEQEVIEEALAQSEEQSPVRELQCTSEHQGREKSLAKSEEQRTIREVESTSEQGGREEALAMSEEWSPIRELQCTSEHGGGDEALAKSEEPSLIRDVECTSEQEGKEEAQALSEEQCPIRDVECTSEHEGGDEVLAKSEEESPVRELQSTSEHEGREEALPKLEEQSPVRELECTSEHEGKEEAQALSEEQCPIRDVECTSEHEGGDEVLAKSEEESPVRELQSTSEHEGREEALPKLEEQNPVREVECSAENKGGDEALAKSEEQSPVRELQCTSEHQGREKSLAKSEEQRTIREVESTSEQEGREEALAMSEEWSPIREVESTSELEGREEPLPKLEEQSLIREVESTSAQEGREEALAQSEEQSPIRELQCTSEHGGGDEALAQSEEPSPIREVESTSELEGREEPLPKLEEQSPIREVESTSAQEGREEALAQSEEQSPIRELQCTSEHGVGDEALAKSEEPSPIREMECTLEQEGGKEALAMSEEWSLIREVESTSELEGREEPLPKLEEQSPIREVESTSAQEGRDEALAQSEEQSPVRELECASEHEGKEEAQALSEEPRPIRELQCISEHEGGDEALAKSEEPSPIRDVECTSEQEGREEALRKLEEQSPIRELQWTSEHEGREEALAKSEEQSPVRVLECSLEQEGREEALAKSEDPSPIRELECTSENEGGEEALSKSEDPSPIREVECTSENEGGEEALSKSEEQSITKKALWPSKDQIEIVEDKHCVTCGAKSTKSQPPPEQRNNTSSTGPENIFIPGHGNQRTDDVQVYYGSLVEFPEALVKLQSLPVSTLLGCLQSVLPSVFTSQRLLALYWLGVANCSQPHPHLALVLLLESCLYALTFDPDTTDQTMPLTVFQHLPLLQVKEILVGFGGQSLRLKASSEECVLTLYTHSQTLTQALTHTMLGVLCPGDQRVSQHPLLVENLMVLSLDWKAQAPDLLLNAELRLSGQFHRTLADLVYLVHGNMNREKPHLGEVRLLLYTSVGVTTTPDPRPDPWAQLLLTDTHLGLVQEDTVFHPAPHHVPLLSRQAQFKGVTLRCLSDVQCVIVRDWVGSSTSVCGDGAGDEGGATRLDIILSQDWRTRRERPRGHPERGAVAEADGSAVGGVAGASVLSAASNSCPPQQQAEIWKLHFSCSSEAACLINHLSNV